The following coding sequences lie in one Drosophila bipectinata strain 14024-0381.07 chromosome XR, DbipHiC1v2, whole genome shotgun sequence genomic window:
- the eIF5 gene encoding eukaryotic translation initiation factor 5, with protein sequence MATVNVNRSVTDIFYRYKMPRLQAKVEGKGNGIKTVLVNMAEVARAIGRPATYPTKYFGCELGAQTLFDHKNERFIVNGSHDVNKLQDLLDGFIRKFVLCPECDNPETNLSVSAKNQTISQSCKACGFHGLLKVNHKVNTFIVKNPPSLNPTSQGSSLTEGKRSKKQKQKHENSDGSVFNNSVANNSGGESDGGNGKNQASQTEAEISAAIPEKKSEDDDDEGWSVDVSKEAIRARLQDLTDGAKGMTISDDYDKTEKERIDIFYELVKDKRDKKYLQDVPHHKDLFIEAERLDIINKAPLVLAELLFTENIIYDIPTYRNLLLRFTHNNPKAQRYLIGGVEQTIELHSSSLINKTAIIFKKLYDSDVLDEKVILDWAQKVSKRHVSKKIATEIHEKVVPFVQWLKNAEEEESSSSESYEHNENVYPVEDYKLKPVKSPEKVKQNDDNADEEDPLNIDDI encoded by the exons ATGGCCACCGTTAACGTTAACCGAAGTGTTACTGACATCTTCTATCGTTATAAAATGCCACGTTTGCAAGCAAAAGTGGAAGGAAAGGGCAATGGTATCAAGACAGTCCTTGTAAACATGGCAGAAGTAGCTCGCGCTATTGGGCGCCCTGCTACCTatccaacaaaatattttggatGTGAGCTCGGTGCTCAGACTCTATTTGATCATAAG aatgagAGGTTTATAGTAAACGGATCCCATGATGTTAATAAATTGCAGGATTTGTTGGATGGATTTATTCGCAAGTTTGTATTATGTCCTGAATGTGACAACCCGGAGACAAATTTATCAGTGTCTGCCAAAAACCAGACTATTTCTCAGTCGTGCAAGGCATGCGGTTTTCATGGTTTATTAAAAGTAAACCACAAAGTCAACACATTTATTGTGAAAAATCCACCATCTCTAAACCCAACCTCTCAGGGCTCATCGCTAACTGAAGGCAAGCGCtcgaaaaagcaaaaacagaAACACGAGAACTCTGACGGTTCTGTATTCAACAACTCAGTCGCCAACAATTCTGGGGGTGAATCTGATGGAGGTAATGGAAAAAATCAAGCCAGCCAAACTGAGGCTGAAATAAGCGCTGCCATTCCAGAAAAAAAGTCGGAAGATGACGATGATGAAGGTTGGAGCGTTGATGTATCTAAG GAGGCCATTCGTGCACGTTTACAAGATTTAACAGATGGCGCTAAGGGTATGACAATTTCGGACGATTATGACAAAACTGAAAAAGAACGTATTGACATTTTCTATGAATTGGTCAAGGACAAAcgtgacaaaaaatatttgcaagaTGTACCACATCACAAGGATTTGTTTATTGAGGCCGAGCGTCTGGATATTATTAATAAAGCTCCACTAGTTCTTGCAGAACTTCTCTTCACTGAAAATATTATCTATGATATTCCAACATATCGTAATTTATTGCTGCGATTTACTCATAATAACCCAAAGGCTCAGCGGTACCTAATTGGAGGAGTTGAACAAACTATTGAACTGCATTCAAGCtcattaataaacaaaacagcgattatttttaaaaagctgTATGATTCGGATGTACTCGACGAAAAAGTGATACTTGACTGGGCACAGAAAGTGAGCAAACGTCATGTCTCAAAAAAAATAGCGACTGAGATACATGAGAAAGTAGTGCCATTTGTCCAGTGGCTTAAGAATGCTGAGGAAGAAGAATCTTCTTCCTCTGAGTCTTATGAACACAATGAAAATGTATACCCGGTGGAGGACTACAAATTGAAACCAGTTAAATCACCAGAAAAAGTCAAACAGAACGATGACAATGCAGACGAAGAGGATCCTTTAAATATTGATGATATTTAA
- the LOC122321352 gene encoding craniofacial development protein 2-like has product MEKMQIAIAGISEMRWRGNGTTTTSSGNLVMHSGTNDGGRSGVGIYVSKQYKQVLISWSPVSDRIIIARFRCNARHITIVQCYAPTEDASDDIKDDFYNALTSSLTRIERGDIKILMGDFNAKIGPSNNGLETIMGRHGVGPRSNNGDRLIDLCQTFQLVIGGTVFPHKEIHKYTWTSQNGHTRNQIDHICISRKWRRSIMDVRNHASIDSDHELIIGELLIKLRRNSNTVNSG; this is encoded by the coding sequence atggagaaaatgCAGATTGCAATCGCAGGCATCAGTGAGATGAGATGGAGAGGTAAcgggacaacaacaacatcaagcgGCAATCTAGTGATGCACAGCGGGACCAATGATGGAGGAAGAAGCGGAGTCGGGATATATGTGTCCAAACAGTACAAACAGGTACTAATTTCCTGGAGCCCAGTATCCGACAGAATCATCATTGCCAGATTCCGATGCAATGCTAGACACATCACCATCGTGCAGTGCTATGCCCCAACAGAAGACGCCAGCGATGACATCAAAGACGACTTCTACAACGCCCTCACATCCTCACTCACTAGGATCGAAAGAGGTGACATAAAAATTCTCATGGGAGACTTCAATGCGAAAATCGGCCCCAGCAACAACGGATTGGAAACAATCATGGGCCGACATGGTGTTGGCCCACGCAGCAATAATGGTGACAGGCTAATCGACTTATGTCAGACCTTCCAACTGGTTATTGGTGGTACTGTATTCCCTCACAAGGAAATCCATAAATACACATGGACCTCTCAGAATGGACATACTCGCAACCAAATCGACCACATCTGCATAAGTAGGAAATGGAGACGCTCGATAATGGATGTTAGGAATCACGCGTCTATCGACAGTGACCACGAGCTGATAATCGGAGAGCTTTTAATCAAGCTCAGACGAAATAGCAACACCGTCAACAGCGGCTGA